The proteins below come from a single Halobacillus salinarum genomic window:
- a CDS encoding iron-containing alcohol dehydrogenase: MDAFTFQNPTKLIFGKNQVEKLQAELPENTSKVLLVYGGGSIKRNGLYDQVIKQLQQAEVEVTELGGVEPNPRLSTVREGVDLCKRENIDFILAVGGGSVIDCSKTIAAGAKYDGDAWDLVTKKATPDGALPFGTVLTLAATGSEMNAGAVITNWETNEKYGWGYAPYTFPKFSILDPQNTITVPRDQTVYGIVDMMSHLFEQYFHNPTDSIVQDEMVEGVLRAVIDTAPKLLENLESYEHRETILYAGTIALNGMLQMGYRGDWGSHNIEHAVSAVYDIPHAGGLAILFPNWMTHNLDVDEKRFARMAEKVFRVNREGKTDRQTAEEGIAALRSFWSSIGAPSALSDYQIGEDKFDLIVERSMNRGTFGNFTKLEGTDVEKILEMSK, encoded by the coding sequence ATGGATGCATTTACTTTTCAAAATCCGACAAAGTTAATCTTCGGTAAAAACCAAGTCGAAAAATTACAGGCAGAACTTCCTGAAAACACAAGCAAGGTGCTTTTAGTATACGGAGGGGGAAGTATAAAACGGAATGGTCTTTATGATCAGGTGATTAAACAGCTCCAGCAGGCAGAGGTCGAAGTAACTGAACTTGGAGGAGTAGAACCAAACCCAAGGTTAAGCACTGTAAGAGAAGGTGTGGACCTGTGTAAGCGTGAAAACATTGATTTTATTTTAGCAGTTGGCGGTGGAAGTGTAATTGATTGTTCAAAAACTATTGCTGCCGGTGCTAAATATGATGGTGATGCGTGGGATCTTGTTACGAAAAAAGCCACCCCTGATGGCGCTCTTCCCTTTGGTACTGTACTCACTCTGGCAGCTACAGGTTCTGAAATGAACGCAGGAGCTGTCATTACGAATTGGGAAACAAATGAAAAATACGGGTGGGGTTATGCCCCTTATACATTTCCTAAATTCTCCATACTTGATCCTCAAAACACAATAACGGTCCCGCGTGACCAAACTGTTTATGGGATCGTTGATATGATGAGTCATTTATTTGAACAATATTTTCACAACCCAACTGATTCCATCGTTCAAGATGAGATGGTTGAAGGTGTACTGCGTGCTGTGATTGATACCGCTCCTAAATTACTGGAAAACCTGGAGTCATATGAACACCGTGAAACGATCCTTTATGCTGGTACCATTGCATTAAACGGTATGCTTCAAATGGGCTACCGCGGGGATTGGGGAAGCCATAATATTGAACATGCCGTTTCTGCAGTGTACGATATCCCTCATGCTGGTGGCCTTGCTATTCTGTTTCCTAATTGGATGACGCATAACCTGGATGTGGATGAAAAACGTTTTGCACGAATGGCGGAAAAGGTCTTCCGCGTTAATAGGGAAGGAAAAACAGATCGACAAACAGCGGAAGAAGGTATTGCAGCCCTTCGTTCCTTCTGGTCATCAATTGGTGCTCCATCCGCGCTTTCAGATTACCAAATTGGTGAAGATAAGTTCGATTTGATTGTTGAGCGTTCCATGAACCGTGGAACATTTGGCAATTTTACTAAACTTGAAGGAACTGATGTTGAAAAAATTCTAGAAATGTCGAAATAA
- a CDS encoding superoxide dismutase family protein, translating into MKIRTAALMFILLVSGCNADQRSPLESSFYNGAGDKIGTATLKEMPEGVQVKVKVEGLDPGPHAIHVHEFSKCKGPDFISAGNHFNPDSKQHGLMNAEGAHAGDLPNIEADSSGMAQAELMLSDATLKDSQKSLLRKEGTSLVIHSGVDDGLTQPAGNSGERIACAKITLDADQNETSDPTEPMEKQKKSK; encoded by the coding sequence ATGAAAATACGTACGGCTGCTTTGATGTTCATTTTATTGGTAAGTGGTTGTAATGCAGATCAGCGTTCCCCTTTGGAGTCATCTTTTTATAATGGTGCTGGAGACAAAATAGGCACGGCTACTTTAAAAGAAATGCCAGAAGGAGTTCAGGTGAAAGTGAAGGTCGAGGGTTTAGATCCAGGGCCCCATGCGATCCATGTCCATGAGTTTTCAAAATGTAAAGGGCCGGATTTTATCAGTGCGGGCAACCATTTTAATCCTGACTCGAAGCAGCATGGGTTAATGAATGCCGAAGGCGCACATGCTGGAGATCTCCCTAATATCGAAGCGGATTCAAGTGGAATGGCCCAAGCAGAGCTTATGCTCAGCGATGCTACTTTAAAAGACAGTCAGAAGTCACTGCTTCGTAAAGAGGGAACTTCCCTGGTGATTCACAGTGGAGTCGATGATGGATTAACACAGCCCGCAGGAAATTCTGGAGAGAGAATCGCTTGTGCTAAGATTACATTAGATGCAGATCAGAATGAAACAAGCGATCCAACTGAACCTATGGAGAAACAAAAGAAAAGCAAATAA
- a CDS encoding DUF378 domain-containing protein has product MNWIQRTALLLIIIGAINWGLIGLFQYDLVAALFGGGEQSGAFARVIYTLVGISGLIAISLYFSPAADYDEATAESTK; this is encoded by the coding sequence ATGAACTGGATTCAACGTACAGCTCTATTGCTGATTATCATCGGTGCCATCAACTGGGGATTAATTGGTTTATTCCAATATGACCTTGTTGCAGCGCTATTCGGTGGTGGAGAGCAAAGCGGAGCTTTCGCTCGTGTCATTTATACACTTGTAGGTATCAGTGGACTTATCGCAATTTCCCTTTACTTTTCGCCTGCAGCTGATTATGATGAAGCGACTGCAGAATCGACAAAGTAA
- a CDS encoding MalY/PatB family protein, which translates to MNNVGGIMMSQFTEVIPRRGTRSVKWDMAEELYQDKDVLPMWVADMDFKTPQAVTEALQERVSHGIFGYTVADHLFRDYIVSWLERRHDWKVDGDWISYSPGVIPSLHMIIQALTEKADAILIQTPVYPPFYSVVNEHERTLVKNQLKLENDQYRIDFEDFEQKIIEHEVKVFILCNPHNPVGRVWTKEELMKMGDICVKHNVKIIADEIHADLVFKPNKHIPIASLSEEMKKMTITCLSPTKTFNLAGLQVSYLVTPDKSLREPVMNQFKQQGIHMLNTLGITALEAAYKDGDDWLEELLDTLEAHRDYVTERFEKETKSIRILPAEGTYLLWMDCRKLGFTQAELKKFMQKNAKVGLNDGASFGEEGNGFMRLNIAAPKDLIVEGTNRIINAVKEIE; encoded by the coding sequence ATGAATAATGTTGGAGGGATCATGATGAGCCAATTTACTGAAGTAATTCCCCGCAGGGGCACACGCTCCGTCAAGTGGGACATGGCTGAAGAACTTTACCAGGACAAAGATGTCCTTCCTATGTGGGTAGCAGATATGGATTTTAAAACTCCACAAGCTGTTACAGAGGCCTTGCAGGAAAGGGTCTCCCACGGAATATTCGGCTACACGGTTGCCGATCATCTATTTAGGGATTATATCGTAAGCTGGCTGGAACGCCGACACGATTGGAAAGTGGATGGAGATTGGATTTCCTACAGCCCTGGAGTTATTCCTAGTTTGCATATGATTATTCAAGCACTGACTGAAAAAGCAGACGCCATATTAATTCAAACACCTGTTTATCCGCCGTTTTATTCGGTCGTCAACGAACACGAGCGAACTCTTGTAAAAAATCAGCTCAAGCTCGAGAACGATCAATACCGAATTGATTTTGAAGACTTTGAACAAAAGATTATTGAACATGAAGTGAAGGTATTTATTCTATGCAACCCTCATAATCCTGTCGGCAGGGTCTGGACAAAAGAAGAACTCATGAAGATGGGTGACATTTGTGTTAAACATAACGTAAAAATTATCGCTGATGAGATCCATGCAGATCTTGTTTTCAAACCAAATAAACACATTCCAATCGCCTCACTTTCCGAAGAAATGAAGAAGATGACGATTACTTGTCTTTCTCCTACTAAAACGTTTAATTTAGCAGGGCTTCAAGTATCTTATTTAGTTACCCCGGATAAATCTTTGCGAGAACCGGTCATGAACCAATTTAAACAACAGGGCATCCACATGTTAAACACACTCGGAATTACTGCTTTAGAAGCCGCTTATAAAGATGGAGATGACTGGCTTGAGGAATTGCTCGACACTTTAGAAGCTCATCGTGACTATGTAACTGAACGATTTGAAAAAGAAACAAAATCCATTCGAATTCTACCAGCTGAAGGAACCTACTTGCTTTGGATGGACTGCCGAAAACTTGGTTTTACACAAGCAGAACTCAAAAAATTCATGCAAAAAAATGCAAAAGTTGGTCTTAATGACGGCGCCTCCTTCGGTGAAGAAGGGAATGGATTTATGAGATTGAATATCGCTGCGCCTAAAGACCTGATTGTGGAAGGAACGAACCGGATAATCAATGCAGTTAAAGAAATAGAATAA
- the yugI gene encoding S1 domain-containing post-transcriptional regulator GSP13 translates to MSDKFQEGQVIEGKVTGIQPYGAFVALDDQVQGLVHISEVTHGFVKDINEHLTEGDEVKVKILNIDEESNKYSLSIRATQEAPKKESRPRKQAAPKQQEESAAGFNTLKDKLEDWIKQSDDREKYRN, encoded by the coding sequence ATGTCAGATAAGTTTCAAGAAGGTCAAGTAATAGAAGGAAAAGTAACAGGAATTCAACCTTATGGAGCGTTTGTTGCCCTGGATGATCAAGTACAGGGTCTTGTCCATATTTCTGAAGTCACTCATGGGTTTGTTAAAGATATTAACGAACATCTAACAGAAGGCGATGAAGTAAAAGTTAAGATTCTTAACATTGACGAAGAGAGCAATAAATATTCTCTTTCCATCCGGGCGACTCAGGAAGCTCCAAAAAAAGAAAGCCGTCCTCGCAAACAGGCAGCACCAAAGCAGCAGGAAGAATCTGCGGCTGGGTTCAATACGTTGAAGGATAAGCTTGAAGACTGGATCAAACAATCAGATGATCGTGAGAAATATCGTAATTAG
- a CDS encoding cation:proton antiporter — MPTDIPALLGAGLLLLLIFYLGFLSIKIKFPNVILFILLGIGLTKLMDDSELLHFASEIGIVLLFFLLGLEFNISRLGGIAKRILPAGLLDVVLSLGVTTGIALLFGLSLYLSFLIGGIAYATSSSITAKLLDDRGRMANRETEFMLAILIFEDLFAPLIVAILIGIHSGEEVTGYMFLILFGKIVGLALLAILLGKTLFKRFESFLDRIDDEEFKIALLIGIALAYGGLALYLGLSEVLGAFLAGMMLAEVGKIEKIDQTVFPVRDLMLPLFFVYFGTTIKLGDGVPMAWMLAVVVLWSVISKVLVGVWGGPMFGLSKRASLRGGLSLCARGEFSVVIASVATGTMKVFSGLFIVAAAFIGMLLFEQASNVTNKIYGKPEKKKKRLKVPGN, encoded by the coding sequence AGCTCTGCTCGGAGCAGGACTACTCCTGCTTTTAATTTTCTACTTAGGTTTCTTGAGTATAAAAATAAAGTTTCCTAATGTCATTTTATTTATCCTGCTTGGCATAGGGCTGACAAAATTAATGGACGACAGCGAATTATTACATTTTGCAAGTGAAATAGGAATTGTCCTCTTATTTTTCCTCCTTGGACTTGAATTTAATATAAGCAGACTGGGTGGGATCGCTAAACGGATTCTTCCTGCTGGACTTCTTGATGTTGTCTTGAGCCTTGGCGTCACTACCGGAATTGCACTGTTATTCGGCTTGAGTTTATATTTAAGTTTTCTTATTGGCGGGATAGCTTATGCCACAAGCTCATCGATTACCGCAAAGCTGTTAGATGACCGAGGCAGGATGGCGAACAGAGAAACGGAGTTCATGCTTGCTATACTTATTTTCGAAGATCTTTTTGCACCGTTAATTGTTGCCATTCTTATTGGCATTCATTCGGGTGAAGAAGTTACGGGATACATGTTCCTTATCTTATTCGGAAAAATCGTCGGGCTTGCTTTGCTCGCTATTTTATTAGGAAAAACTTTGTTTAAACGCTTTGAATCCTTCCTTGACCGCATTGATGATGAAGAGTTTAAAATTGCATTACTCATCGGGATTGCTCTGGCTTATGGTGGACTAGCCTTATATCTCGGTCTTTCTGAAGTACTGGGGGCATTTTTGGCGGGCATGATGCTGGCGGAGGTAGGGAAAATTGAAAAGATAGACCAAACTGTTTTCCCAGTGAGGGATTTAATGCTTCCTTTGTTTTTTGTGTACTTCGGAACTACGATTAAGCTGGGGGATGGAGTACCTATGGCCTGGATGCTAGCAGTAGTCGTTCTCTGGTCAGTCATTTCTAAAGTATTAGTAGGAGTCTGGGGAGGTCCGATGTTTGGGCTGTCTAAGCGTGCTTCTCTTCGAGGTGGACTTTCCTTATGTGCCAGAGGCGAGTTCTCAGTCGTTATCGCAAGTGTCGCTACAGGAACGATGAAGGTATTCAGCGGATTATTTATTGTGGCAGCTGCTTTTATAGGCATGCTGCTCTTTGAACAAGCTTCCAACGTTACGAATAAGATCTACGGTAAACCTGAAAAAAAGAAGAAGCGGTTAAAAGTGCCAGGCAATTAA
- a CDS encoding helix-turn-helix domain-containing protein: MSIGENIRKYRTMKNFSLEDLALKARIGVHRLESYEKDEVEPELDTILKISTVLDIPASELMEFEKEDHQIDKELEDLIFAIGIKRSKLILKKAKDFSERDVLKAMNLLYGLETEKK; the protein is encoded by the coding sequence ATGTCTATTGGTGAGAATATTCGCAAATATCGTACTATGAAAAATTTTTCATTGGAAGACCTTGCATTAAAGGCAAGGATCGGAGTACATCGTCTCGAAAGCTATGAAAAAGACGAAGTGGAGCCTGAACTCGATACGATATTAAAGATTTCTACCGTGTTGGACATTCCTGCATCTGAATTAATGGAGTTTGAGAAAGAGGATCATCAAATCGACAAAGAGCTTGAAGATTTAATTTTTGCGATTGGAATTAAGCGCTCAAAACTCATTTTAAAGAAAGCAAAGGATTTCTCTGAACGTGATGTTTTAAAAGCTATGAATTTACTTTATGGATTAGAAACTGAAAAAAAATAA
- a CDS encoding kinase-associated lipoprotein B: protein MSHSLQPGDQVKAHYKSGIYLGEIVEDRNRHYLVKVLAVDKHPMQGDLHNPGKTEEVFFHQRKALSFHEKANVQKEAVHPYHDEIPDYQQSLKESVAKLKEKLTRRETEFNAHALKQVHDLEKQYFN from the coding sequence ATGAGCCATTCACTTCAGCCGGGAGACCAGGTAAAGGCTCATTATAAATCAGGCATTTATCTAGGAGAAATTGTGGAAGATCGAAACCGCCATTATTTAGTTAAAGTACTCGCGGTCGATAAACATCCGATGCAAGGCGACTTACATAATCCTGGAAAAACAGAAGAAGTTTTTTTTCATCAAAGAAAGGCATTGAGTTTTCACGAAAAAGCCAATGTCCAGAAGGAAGCTGTACACCCTTATCATGATGAAATCCCTGATTATCAACAATCCTTAAAAGAATCAGTCGCCAAGCTGAAAGAGAAGCTGACAAGGCGGGAAACTGAATTTAACGCTCATGCTTTAAAACAGGTCCATGATCTGGAAAAACAATATTTCAATTAA